In Blastocatellia bacterium, a genomic segment contains:
- a CDS encoding helix-turn-helix transcriptional regulator, which produces MNAEQKKQLLTFLTSLVEALGKALGPNCEIVLHDFDHPESSIIAIANGHITGRKVGDTLDVLGFQLLRQGPTSDLFNYRTTTKTGKVLRSSSIFLRDESGEIFGSICINYDISGLLNLQEWINRELQTSDVVLDEKFEHTVEEVLEALVQSALAATGKPISDLTREEKIGVIAHLESKGAFLIRYSVDRVAELLNLSKYTIYNYLDEIKARRSRSETTASRTTRKNSVSSAETGT; this is translated from the coding sequence ATGAATGCCGAGCAGAAAAAGCAGCTCCTTACTTTTCTGACATCGCTTGTGGAGGCTCTGGGGAAAGCTCTCGGACCGAACTGCGAGATTGTGCTTCACGATTTCGACCACCCGGAAAGCTCCATTATTGCCATCGCCAATGGACACATTACTGGGCGCAAGGTGGGAGACACACTCGATGTACTGGGGTTCCAGTTATTGCGACAGGGACCAACATCTGACCTGTTCAACTATCGAACGACCACCAAGACGGGGAAAGTCCTGCGATCATCCTCGATTTTCCTCCGCGACGAATCGGGCGAAATCTTTGGCTCGATCTGCATTAACTACGACATTTCGGGCCTGCTGAATCTTCAGGAATGGATAAACCGGGAGCTGCAGACGTCCGACGTTGTCCTGGATGAAAAGTTCGAGCACACGGTCGAAGAGGTGCTGGAAGCCCTTGTGCAAAGTGCTTTGGCAGCAACCGGCAAACCCATTTCTGATCTCACCCGCGAAGAAAAAATTGGTGTCATCGCTCATCTCGAATCCAAAGGGGCATTCCTCATTCGCTATTCCGTTGACCGGGTGGCCGAGTTGCTCAATCTATCCAAGTACACCATCTACAATTACCTGGATGAGATCAAGGCTCGCAGGAGCAGGTCTGAGACCACCGCTTCGCGCACGACGCGAAAAAACTCTGTCTCCTCGGCCGAGACAGGGACCTGA
- a CDS encoding tetratricopeptide repeat protein: MLVVFLVTASGLAAAQSGQVERGVPGSAAVHSIRGRVFLPSGAPAEGPLRVTLRTSAQSIVAETFTDSVGNFEFRFVPNGNYEIVVWETNQFETAVERIEVFSRSSRTFTQNLFLREKETASRSRPKAGLVSVSSLATAVPKAARKEYERGSKEARRGNAEKAIAHFQRALELHPHYVQALNDLGVQYMKLNRSSEALATFRRALEIDPQAPHPHINIGLLYLQQRAFADAVTSLERAVELDPGNWSSRMLLGLALFQMNELQKAQAEWEKALSLGEPPAVSIVRLHLANLFIRQKDLARAIEQSEQYLKEVPDAPNAREVRERIEKMRQVLRAQIR, translated from the coding sequence ATGTTGGTGGTATTCCTGGTCACGGCCAGTGGCCTGGCAGCGGCCCAGTCGGGGCAGGTGGAACGGGGAGTCCCCGGCAGTGCCGCCGTTCACTCCATCCGGGGCCGCGTTTTCCTGCCAAGCGGTGCACCTGCCGAAGGTCCACTGCGCGTCACTCTTCGAACATCGGCTCAAAGCATTGTTGCCGAGACCTTCACCGACTCGGTAGGTAACTTTGAGTTTCGTTTCGTCCCCAACGGCAATTATGAGATCGTCGTGTGGGAGACGAATCAATTCGAGACCGCTGTTGAGAGGATTGAAGTTTTCTCGCGGAGTTCCCGAACCTTCACTCAAAATCTCTTCTTGCGCGAGAAAGAAACGGCCTCTCGTTCCCGCCCGAAGGCTGGCCTGGTGTCGGTCAGTTCACTGGCAACGGCGGTCCCCAAGGCGGCACGAAAAGAATACGAGCGGGGAAGCAAAGAGGCGCGCCGGGGAAATGCCGAAAAGGCCATCGCTCATTTCCAACGAGCACTGGAGCTACATCCCCATTATGTGCAGGCTCTCAACGATCTCGGTGTGCAATACATGAAGCTCAACCGCTCCTCGGAGGCGCTGGCGACATTCCGGCGGGCGCTGGAGATTGATCCTCAGGCTCCTCATCCCCACATCAATATCGGATTGCTCTACCTTCAGCAGCGGGCGTTCGCCGACGCCGTAACTTCCTTGGAGCGGGCGGTCGAGCTGGATCCCGGCAATTGGTCGAGTCGGATGCTCTTGGGGCTGGCGCTCTTTCAGATGAACGAGTTGCAAAAAGCTCAGGCGGAATGGGAAAAAGCGTTGTCGCTCGGCGAGCCGCCGGCCGTCTCCATCGTCCGGCTCCATCTGGCCAATCTCTTCATCCGGCAGAAAGACCTCGCCAGGGCTATTGAACAGTCGGAACAGTATCTCAAGGAAGTTCCCGACGCCCCCAACGCCAGGGAAGTCCGCGAGCGGATCGAAAAAATGCGGCAGGTTCTGCGCGCCCAAATCCGTTGA
- a CDS encoding HIT domain-containing protein, with protein sequence MDFLWSPWRFQYVTTAETVTGCVFCQAPTLSDEAALILYRGKENFIIMNLYPYTTGHLMIAPFAHIASFADAPKSTTDEMMDLAKWCARVLDEVYRPHGFNLGMNLGRAAGAGIADHFHLHILPRWFGDTNFTTVIGETRVLPEDLPRTYEKLKRHFSHPPG encoded by the coding sequence ATGGATTTTCTCTGGAGTCCGTGGAGATTTCAGTACGTCACGACAGCAGAAACTGTCACCGGCTGTGTCTTCTGCCAGGCTCCAACGCTCAGCGATGAGGCGGCTCTCATTCTTTATCGGGGGAAGGAGAATTTCATCATCATGAATCTCTACCCCTATACGACCGGCCATCTGATGATCGCACCTTTTGCCCACATCGCGTCGTTTGCCGATGCCCCCAAGAGCACGACCGATGAAATGATGGATCTGGCGAAATGGTGCGCCCGCGTTCTCGATGAGGTCTACCGACCGCACGGCTTTAACCTGGGCATGAACCTCGGACGGGCCGCCGGGGCGGGCATCGCCGATCACTTCCATCTCCACATCCTGCCGCGCTGGTTTGGCGATACCAATTTCACCACCGTCATCGGTGAAACCCGCGTTCTGCCGGAGGACTTACCGAGGACTTACGAGAAGCTCAAACGTCATTTCTCGCATCCTCCCGGGTGA
- a CDS encoding HU family DNA-binding protein has translation MESEAYKPAESRPSARKTMTKADLIDEVARMAELARKDSQVIVETVLESMISALKRGEGIELRGFGSFRFRERGPRRGRNPKTGEAVDVPAKRTPYFRPGKELKELINQ, from the coding sequence ATGGAGAGTGAAGCCTATAAACCTGCCGAGAGCCGTCCGAGCGCGCGCAAGACCATGACCAAGGCCGATTTAATTGATGAAGTCGCCCGGATGGCCGAGCTGGCACGGAAAGATTCGCAGGTCATCGTCGAGACGGTCCTCGAAAGCATGATCTCCGCTCTCAAGCGCGGAGAGGGAATTGAGCTGCGCGGATTTGGATCCTTTCGATTCCGTGAGCGCGGACCCCGCCGCGGTCGCAATCCCAAGACCGGCGAAGCGGTTGATGTGCCGGCCAAGCGCACGCCCTACTTCCGACCGGGCAAGGAGCTGAAGGAGCTCATCAATCAGTAA
- the cutA gene encoding divalent-cation tolerance protein CutA, which translates to MNDDFLVVLMTTSTREEAQRIAEELVNRRLAGCVTLVPHVESVYRWQGELCRDQEVVLIVKTHRDRFDELRATVTALHSYQVPEIIALPIVAGAESYLAWLRESVTPT; encoded by the coding sequence ATGAACGATGATTTTTTGGTCGTCTTGATGACGACGAGCACGCGCGAAGAAGCTCAGCGCATCGCCGAGGAGTTGGTGAATCGGCGTCTGGCCGGATGCGTGACGCTCGTTCCTCACGTCGAATCCGTCTATCGCTGGCAGGGCGAGCTTTGTCGGGATCAGGAGGTGGTGCTCATCGTCAAAACGCATCGTGATCGCTTCGACGAACTGAGGGCGACGGTCACCGCCTTGCACAGCTATCAGGTGCCGGAGATCATCGCTCTGCCCATTGTGGCCGGTGCGGAGTCGTATCTCGCCTGGCTCCGGGAGTCCGTGACCCCGACTTGA
- the bshB1 gene encoding bacillithiol biosynthesis deacetylase BshB1 has product MTDQRVDVLVFAAHPDDAEISIGGTLIKLAALGYRTGVVDMTRGESGTRGTADIRAREAAEATAILRLAVRENLGLPDGRLTCDERAKVAVVRAIRRYRPTLILTHYWEDPHPDHAATSAIVRQAAYLAGLIKFDAESGLERHRPSAIAHFLFPRTVTPTFIVDISEFFEEKMRAIRAYRSQLYDPQNQEPETRLSQESFLRRIEARHRYFGALIDVEYGEAFYVKEALGVDDPVRLLARPLNLYS; this is encoded by the coding sequence ATGACGGATCAAAGGGTGGATGTTCTCGTGTTCGCTGCTCATCCCGACGATGCGGAAATTTCCATTGGGGGGACGCTCATCAAGCTGGCAGCCCTGGGATATCGAACAGGGGTGGTTGACATGACGCGGGGAGAATCGGGCACGCGAGGGACGGCCGACATTCGGGCCCGGGAAGCGGCGGAAGCAACGGCGATTCTCCGGCTGGCTGTGCGGGAGAACCTGGGACTCCCCGATGGCCGCCTCACGTGCGATGAGCGAGCGAAAGTGGCCGTGGTGCGGGCGATTCGCCGGTATCGGCCTACGCTGATCCTCACGCACTACTGGGAAGACCCGCATCCCGATCACGCTGCCACATCGGCCATTGTCCGCCAGGCAGCCTACCTGGCGGGACTCATTAAGTTCGATGCCGAGAGCGGGCTCGAACGCCATCGGCCCTCCGCTATCGCTCACTTTCTGTTCCCGCGCACGGTGACGCCCACGTTCATCGTGGACATCAGCGAGTTCTTCGAGGAAAAAATGCGGGCGATCCGCGCCTATCGCTCCCAGTTGTACGACCCGCAAAATCAGGAACCGGAAACCCGATTGAGCCAGGAGAGCTTCCTGCGTCGCATTGAGGCCCGCCATCGCTACTTTGGCGCTCTCATTGATGTTGAGTACGGCGAGGCCTTTTATGTCAAGGAGGCGCTTGGCGTGGATGATCCGGTGCGCTTGCTCGCCCGCCCGCTCAACCTGTATTCTTGA
- the amrA gene encoding AmmeMemoRadiSam system protein A, translating to MRSAVVFAGVSPHPPIIVPEIGGDRLAECMATVRGVERMMQRLVASGPDTVVIISPHAPLDPRSFSAYSGPRLRGDFWDFGAPEVEFTISNDLVLLSRLAALCQERNIPLWLIPAGRRLDHGTMVPLYYLVKAGWTSKVAVVGLSFLPAREHVRFGEAIADAAAQLNLRLAICASGDMSHRLKPDAPAGFSERAHLYDEAIVAALREGDFEKILAIDPDLREEAGEDIYRSLLIAYGAIGRKLHRTEVFSYEGPFGVGYMAAVLADYSSSDNGSKEPSAEGDRTERSDVAASPGLDPAPEPAAAAQPEIDLPAMARQSVAYYLSQGKIMPAPEPISGRWARPSGVFVSIKTRDGELRGCVGTIHPTRKTIVEEVIHNAVSAATADPRFPPVTADELDRLVFSVDVLSPPERVAGPNDLDPSRYGLIVESADGRRGLLLPDLPGITTVERQIELALRKAGIPPGTPVTYWRFTVERLKEKSE from the coding sequence ATGAGATCGGCTGTCGTATTTGCCGGTGTCTCGCCGCATCCGCCAATTATCGTCCCGGAGATCGGAGGCGACCGGTTGGCCGAGTGCATGGCGACGGTCCGCGGCGTTGAGCGGATGATGCAGCGGCTGGTAGCTTCTGGACCGGATACGGTCGTCATCATCAGTCCTCATGCACCGCTGGATCCTCGTTCATTCAGCGCCTATAGTGGACCCCGATTGCGAGGCGACTTCTGGGATTTCGGCGCCCCGGAGGTGGAGTTCACCATCAGCAATGACCTCGTCTTGCTGTCTCGGCTGGCCGCTCTGTGCCAGGAGCGAAACATTCCCCTCTGGCTTATTCCCGCCGGTCGGCGACTCGATCACGGCACGATGGTTCCACTCTACTATCTGGTGAAAGCGGGGTGGACATCGAAGGTAGCTGTGGTGGGACTCTCCTTTTTGCCCGCGAGGGAGCATGTCCGCTTTGGCGAGGCGATTGCTGATGCCGCTGCACAATTGAACCTCCGCCTGGCCATTTGTGCCAGTGGAGACATGAGTCATCGGCTGAAGCCGGATGCACCCGCAGGGTTCAGCGAACGCGCCCATCTCTATGACGAGGCCATCGTCGCCGCTCTTCGAGAAGGTGATTTCGAGAAGATTCTCGCCATTGATCCCGATCTGCGGGAGGAAGCCGGCGAGGACATCTATCGTTCGCTGCTCATCGCCTATGGCGCCATCGGCCGGAAACTCCATCGCACGGAGGTCTTTTCCTACGAGGGTCCGTTCGGCGTCGGCTACATGGCGGCCGTACTGGCCGACTATTCTTCTTCGGACAATGGATCAAAGGAGCCGTCCGCCGAGGGCGATCGAACGGAACGAAGCGACGTGGCGGCGTCGCCGGGCCTGGATCCCGCTCCTGAACCGGCGGCAGCAGCCCAACCGGAGATTGATCTGCCTGCTATGGCCCGGCAATCGGTCGCCTATTATCTCTCTCAGGGAAAGATCATGCCGGCTCCGGAGCCCATCAGCGGACGATGGGCGCGCCCGTCGGGCGTTTTCGTCAGCATCAAGACCCGCGACGGTGAATTGCGCGGCTGCGTGGGAACGATTCACCCGACGCGCAAGACCATTGTCGAGGAAGTCATTCACAATGCCGTGTCGGCGGCAACGGCTGACCCTCGATTTCCTCCGGTGACTGCTGATGAACTCGATCGGTTGGTCTTTTCGGTTGATGTGCTGTCCCCGCCGGAGCGGGTCGCGGGCCCGAACGATCTCGATCCTTCGCGTTACGGATTGATTGTGGAGAGCGCCGACGGACGGAGGGGATTGCTCCTGCCCGATCTGCCGGGAATTACGACGGTGGAGAGGCAGATCGAGCTGGCGTTGCGCAAAGCGGGCATCCCACCGGGCACCCCGGTGACGTACTGGCGGTTCACGGTGGAGCGGCTGAAGGAAAAATCGGAGTAA